A genome region from Yoonia vestfoldensis includes the following:
- a CDS encoding LuxR C-terminal-related transcriptional regulator: protein MPKVPINPIPSSRLSIAEISDSGGWRLFMRMAHEPLEAGQAISDELAQMWPEAVLGIIFSEAKSGATVKARNDFQRWKSAFETMAQSNPELAVDIDLVDMHLAVYEDRSFAQSDLERMRIVRQNVAEGDHIGRGLACNHLCNIALQMGDFDLAQKYAEQAIRAYLDGKADFGAMHLHTHLAQIRLMRGDLDGANDVLRSMEAQLGRLPGQAQWLISVARILRAEVAYEANDLEQAKLLFRTAFNHVEYKDAWFDILTAAYRVSTRLAFAESGLPGALEALSHAEQMAQDRAMPRLYRLMQVERVRALTLSDELRAATNLLSEIGVSTDRSQLEESQDLAFRQGTTFVAVARLMVRNRRSQDALSFIAPAEDLAIRRGQLLSLAKLRVVAAMAHWQLGSRMEATTSLLSAIRLLGEQPFYRFILDEGPQMRFIVQAALDGDYVSVRPTRSQRRRLSEMMQYWVTQGRVNPGQEKSDVADLHHRYIELLALGHANKEIARIMGVSDNTVKYHLKQIFRDLDADNRGRAVQRARDLGWLDT from the coding sequence ATGCCGAAAGTCCCAATCAATCCGATTCCTTCTAGTAGACTATCAATTGCAGAAATTAGCGACTCTGGGGGGTGGAGATTGTTCATGCGAATGGCGCATGAACCGTTGGAAGCGGGCCAAGCGATCAGCGACGAACTTGCGCAAATGTGGCCCGAGGCGGTCCTCGGAATTATCTTTTCTGAGGCCAAGAGCGGGGCGACGGTCAAGGCAAGAAATGATTTCCAACGATGGAAAAGTGCCTTTGAGACGATGGCCCAGTCTAACCCCGAACTCGCCGTAGACATCGATCTTGTTGACATGCACCTAGCAGTTTACGAGGATAGATCGTTTGCCCAGAGCGATCTGGAGCGCATGAGGATAGTACGGCAAAATGTTGCCGAAGGGGACCATATCGGTCGGGGCCTGGCCTGTAACCACCTTTGTAATATCGCGCTTCAAATGGGTGATTTTGACCTCGCTCAAAAATACGCGGAACAGGCGATAAGAGCATATCTTGATGGCAAAGCGGATTTTGGTGCAATGCACCTTCACACGCATCTGGCACAAATCCGATTGATGCGTGGTGATTTGGACGGTGCGAACGACGTGCTGCGAAGCATGGAAGCGCAGCTTGGACGTCTGCCTGGGCAGGCTCAATGGTTGATATCTGTTGCGCGAATATTGCGCGCAGAAGTGGCCTATGAAGCCAACGATCTTGAGCAAGCCAAGCTGCTTTTTCGCACGGCGTTCAATCATGTGGAATATAAGGACGCGTGGTTTGACATCTTGACAGCCGCTTACCGCGTCAGCACACGACTGGCCTTCGCAGAGTCCGGACTGCCAGGTGCACTTGAAGCCCTCTCCCATGCTGAACAGATGGCGCAAGATAGAGCCATGCCGCGTCTGTATCGCTTAATGCAGGTCGAGCGCGTGCGAGCCCTCACCTTGTCCGACGAACTTCGTGCTGCAACGAACTTGCTCAGTGAAATAGGAGTATCAACCGACAGATCACAGCTGGAAGAGAGCCAGGATCTGGCTTTTCGGCAGGGTACGACGTTTGTTGCTGTTGCGCGGCTCATGGTGCGAAATAGGAGATCTCAGGACGCACTTTCTTTTATAGCACCGGCAGAGGACTTGGCTATTCGGCGAGGTCAGTTGCTTTCACTTGCCAAGCTACGGGTGGTTGCTGCAATGGCACACTGGCAGTTGGGTAGTCGTATGGAGGCGACTACCAGCCTTCTGAGCGCTATCAGACTTCTTGGCGAGCAACCATTCTATCGTTTCATACTCGATGAAGGGCCGCAGATGCGGTTCATCGTTCAAGCAGCTTTGGATGGTGACTATGTTTCCGTCCGACCCACGCGTTCTCAACGCCGCAGGCTGAGTGAGATGATGCAATATTGGGTAACTCAAGGCCGAGTTAATCCAGGGCAGGAGAAAAGTGACGTTGCTGACTTACACCATCGCTATATCGAACTTTTGGCTCTTGGGCACGCCAACAAGGAAATAGCCCGCATTATGGGCGTTTCTGACAACACAGTTAAGTATCATTTAAAGCAAATATTTCGCGATCTTGATGCCGACAATCGAGGCCGAGCAGTTCAGCGGGCCAGAGATCTCGGATGGCTTGATACCTAA
- a CDS encoding IS630 family transposase, which translates to MRRTDICLYLGPADRAELQALLTNRNTPRKLVWRADIVLATADGRGTVAIMRRTGMSKPTVWRWQERYLDEGVPGLKRDKTRPSRVPPLPREVRLKVIAKTVQETPPNATHWSRTTMAEAVGISPSSVGRIWADAGLKPHIVKGFKISNDPMFEEKVTDIVGLYLNPPDRAVVLCVDEKSQIQALDRTQPGLPLKKGRASTMTHDYKRHGTTTLFAALDVKSGLVIGDCMPRHRAKEFLIFLRRIDRAVKKPRDIHLVLDNYATHKTPEVQAWLEKHPRFKLHFTPTSASWLNLVERFFAEITAKRIRRGSYSSVDDLEGAIYDYLLQHNAKPKPFVWSKTAKGILTRERRALDALDQIRGNR; encoded by the coding sequence ATGAGACGAACCGACATCTGCCTTTACCTTGGCCCCGCCGACCGCGCTGAGCTTCAAGCCCTGCTGACCAACCGCAACACGCCGCGCAAGCTTGTCTGGCGGGCAGATATCGTGCTGGCGACAGCGGACGGTCGGGGCACCGTTGCGATCATGCGGCGGACGGGCATGTCGAAGCCGACGGTCTGGCGCTGGCAGGAGCGGTATCTCGATGAGGGCGTGCCGGGGCTCAAGCGCGACAAGACGCGTCCCTCGCGCGTGCCGCCGCTTCCCAGGGAGGTCCGGTTGAAGGTGATCGCGAAGACCGTGCAGGAGACGCCGCCCAATGCCACGCACTGGAGCCGCACGACGATGGCCGAGGCGGTGGGCATATCGCCGTCGAGCGTCGGGCGGATATGGGCGGATGCCGGGCTGAAGCCGCATATCGTGAAGGGGTTCAAGATCTCGAACGACCCTATGTTCGAGGAGAAGGTCACCGACATCGTTGGGCTCTACCTCAACCCGCCGGATCGGGCTGTTGTGCTCTGCGTCGATGAGAAGTCCCAGATCCAGGCGCTCGATCGGACGCAGCCGGGCCTGCCCCTCAAGAAGGGACGCGCGTCGACGATGACCCATGATTACAAGCGCCATGGCACCACCACGCTCTTCGCCGCGCTGGACGTCAAGTCGGGCTTGGTCATCGGCGACTGCATGCCCCGCCACCGCGCCAAGGAGTTCCTGATCTTCCTCCGCCGGATCGACCGGGCCGTGAAGAAACCGCGCGACATCCATCTGGTTCTCGACAACTACGCCACCCACAAGACGCCCGAGGTGCAGGCCTGGCTGGAGAAGCATCCCCGGTTCAAGCTGCACTTCACACCCACCAGCGCGTCCTGGCTGAACCTCGTCGAGCGCTTCTTCGCCGAGATCACGGCAAAGCGCATTCGCCGCGGCAGCTACTCCAGCGTCGACGATCTCGAAGGCGCAATCTACGACTACCTGCTCCAGCACAACGCCAAGCCGAAGCCCTTCGTCTGGAGCAAAACCGCCAAGGGCATCCTCACCCGAGAGCGCCGCGCACTCGACGCGCTCGACCAAATCAGGGGAAATCGGTAG
- a CDS encoding SDR family NAD(P)-dependent oxidoreductase, whose translation MSITTRLDLSNKVALVTGGAKGIGAAISQALAEAGATVVIVDLDEEAGQTLAAELGGRFHKLDVTDSSACQSLADIEFPNIVIANAGIVHNSPSAEVEAKDFARVIDVNLGGVFNTLRAFGPRMLTRGEGAFVCTSSMCGEIVVWPQPQAAYNASKAGVNLLVKSMAVEWAKSGVRVNAVAPGYTATELTLAGRSRADWFDTWLDRTPMGRLGEPHEIADAVVFLASDAASFITGTVLTVDGGYTAT comes from the coding sequence GTGAGCATCACAACCCGATTGGACCTAAGCAACAAGGTCGCGCTGGTCACGGGTGGGGCCAAAGGCATCGGCGCGGCGATCAGTCAAGCCTTGGCCGAGGCCGGTGCAACTGTTGTCATCGTTGATTTGGACGAAGAGGCGGGGCAGACACTCGCAGCAGAATTAGGTGGTCGCTTTCACAAACTCGACGTCACCGACAGCAGTGCGTGCCAGTCCCTAGCAGACATTGAATTCCCCAACATCGTCATTGCTAACGCTGGGATCGTCCACAATTCCCCTTCTGCCGAGGTGGAGGCAAAAGACTTCGCCCGTGTGATCGACGTGAATCTTGGTGGTGTATTTAACACCTTACGCGCATTCGGGCCGAGAATGTTGACACGCGGTGAAGGTGCTTTTGTTTGCACGTCGTCTATGTGTGGCGAAATCGTCGTCTGGCCTCAACCGCAGGCCGCTTATAACGCTTCTAAAGCCGGGGTTAACCTGCTGGTCAAATCCATGGCCGTCGAATGGGCCAAATCCGGGGTGCGCGTCAATGCCGTCGCGCCGGGATATACGGCGACTGAATTGACGCTGGCAGGGCGGTCGCGGGCCGACTGGTTTGACACTTGGCTTGATCGTACGCCCATGGGCCGCTTGGGCGAACCCCACGAGATCGCGGATGCTGTAGTGTTCCTTGCTTCGGATGCCGCGAGCTTCATTACCGGAACCGTTTTGACGGTCGACGGTGGATATACAGCAACCTGA
- a CDS encoding carboxymuconolactone decarboxylase family protein has protein sequence MCNKALYHVDAAKRHGSDEAALIEALEVAVEMGGGPAIMYAGKALEAFRAL, from the coding sequence TTGTGCAACAAAGCCCTGTATCATGTCGATGCCGCCAAACGGCACGGATCGGACGAGGCTGCCTTGATCGAGGCTTTGGAGGTCGCAGTCGAAATGGGTGGTGGCCCCGCCATCATGTATGCTGGCAAAGCGTTGGAGGCATTCCGCGCACTTTGA
- a CDS encoding flavin reductase family protein, which produces MRRLAAGVSLITTIDDNFRYGVIATAVTSVCAAPPTLLICINRSASIHDHLLRAGCFCVNVLSADQSAIATRFATPAARETRFDTGKWSVRETGAPALIGACVSFDCRTAHHLEHGTHTVIFGEIRDVWIQQSMCPLTYHEGQFGTHAELTSAKLSANSHQRL; this is translated from the coding sequence CGATAACTTCCGCTACGGCGTGATCGCAACAGCTGTCACATCGGTCTGTGCGGCGCCACCGACGCTGTTGATCTGTATCAACCGCAGCGCGTCGATCCACGATCACCTGCTGCGGGCCGGCTGCTTTTGCGTCAATGTTCTGTCTGCCGACCAATCCGCGATCGCCACCCGCTTTGCCACGCCCGCAGCACGCGAAACACGGTTCGACACGGGCAAGTGGTCCGTCCGCGAAACCGGCGCACCCGCACTTATCGGTGCTTGCGTCAGCTTCGATTGCCGCACCGCACATCATCTGGAGCACGGGACCCATACGGTGATTTTCGGTGAGATTCGCGATGTCTGGATACAGCAAAGCATGTGCCCGCTAACCTATCACGAAGGTCAGTTCGGCACGCATGCTGAACTGACGTCGGCTAAATTATCAGCCAATTCACACCAAAGACTTTGA
- a CDS encoding IS5 family transposase translates to MSSWTPTTYKTRNWAEYNHSLKQRGSLSIWFDPEMSWEAEASGRRGRQKTYSDAAIQACLTLKVLFGLPLRQTTGFVESLLKRVELDWSVPDFSTLCRRQKTLSVAIPYKGSAGPLHLLVDSTGIKAEGEGEWNARKHGGPKRRLWRKIHIGVDEETLEIRAIEVTSSSIGDAPMLPDLLSQIPPDQELGSVTADGAYDTRKCHDAIAARNAHAVIPPRKNAKMWKPDTAGAKARNEAVRSSKYLGRALWRNLTGYHRRSRVETKMHCVKLLGQRLSARDFDRQVAEIQIRAAILNGFTALGIPRTVAVG, encoded by the coding sequence ATGAGCAGCTGGACACCGACTACGTACAAGACCCGGAACTGGGCAGAGTACAATCATTCACTTAAGCAGCGGGGATCGCTGTCGATCTGGTTTGATCCAGAGATGTCATGGGAAGCAGAGGCCTCTGGACGCCGTGGGCGTCAGAAAACCTACAGCGATGCAGCCATCCAAGCCTGTTTGACCCTCAAGGTACTATTCGGCTTGCCCTTGCGGCAGACGACCGGGTTTGTGGAGAGCTTGCTGAAACGGGTTGAGCTGGACTGGTCGGTGCCGGACTTCAGTACCCTGTGTCGGCGTCAGAAGACGTTGTCCGTCGCCATCCCTTACAAGGGATCAGCAGGACCACTTCACCTGCTTGTCGACAGCACAGGCATTAAGGCTGAAGGCGAAGGAGAGTGGAATGCCCGCAAGCATGGCGGTCCAAAGCGCCGCTTGTGGCGCAAGATCCACATTGGGGTCGATGAGGAAACGCTGGAGATCCGCGCGATCGAGGTGACGAGTAGCAGCATTGGGGACGCCCCGATGCTGCCAGACTTGCTCAGCCAGATCCCACCTGATCAGGAGCTTGGCAGCGTCACGGCGGACGGAGCATATGATACACGCAAATGCCATGATGCGATTGCGGCACGCAATGCGCACGCCGTCATACCCCCGCGCAAGAACGCCAAGATGTGGAAACCTGACACAGCAGGAGCGAAAGCGCGTAACGAAGCAGTGCGATCCTCAAAGTATCTGGGTCGTGCTTTGTGGCGAAACCTGACTGGATATCACCGCCGGAGCCGCGTTGAGACAAAAATGCATTGTGTAAAGCTACTCGGTCAGCGCCTCTCGGCGCGGGACTTCGATCGCCAGGTTGCAGAGATCCAGATCCGTGCCGCGATCCTAAACGGCTTCACAGCTCTTGGCATACCGCGTACGGTCGCCGTAGGCTAA
- a CDS encoding 6,7-dimethyl-8-ribityllumazine synthase → MTDITNIAFIKARWHAEIVDQALIGFEKRLAACGATAKIATFDVPGAFEMPLLAQKLGRSGNYDAIVCAALVVDGGIYRHDFVAQAVVDGLMRAQLETSVPTFSVSLTPHHFQPTKEHIAFFHDHFVKKGEEAADAVLMVAALEA, encoded by the coding sequence ATGACTGACATCACTAACATTGCCTTCATCAAGGCCCGATGGCACGCTGAGATCGTCGATCAGGCGCTGATCGGATTCGAAAAGCGTCTTGCCGCGTGCGGCGCAACGGCAAAGATCGCGACCTTCGACGTCCCCGGTGCCTTCGAGATGCCACTGCTGGCGCAAAAGCTGGGCCGGAGCGGCAATTACGACGCTATCGTCTGTGCCGCGCTCGTCGTCGATGGCGGCATCTACCGCCATGATTTTGTCGCACAGGCTGTGGTCGACGGTCTGATGCGTGCGCAGTTGGAGACGAGCGTACCGACGTTCTCGGTCTCGCTCACGCCGCACCACTTTCAGCCAACGAAAGAGCATATCGCATTCTTCCACGACCATTTCGTCAAGAAGGGCGAAGAGGCCGCAGATGCAGTGTTGATGGTCGCGGCATTGGAGGCCTGA
- a CDS encoding FGGY-family carbohydrate kinase has protein sequence MLAKRWRHSAHFERQEWEGAMAYFLTVDGGTESLRARIYDLKGTCLGSHAETYKTTFSAGARAEQNPADWWANFLIASKVAIKEAGVDPAQIEAITCATTCCSVVALDKEGHALRPALIWMDVRANKEADAVLATGDAALDLNSAGAGPVSAEWMIPKALWLKRNEPEIYDKAHRICEYQDYMTYHLTGEWAASLDNVGLRWHYRNRDGGWATSLVNALGMGDLLDKWPDRVVAPGDVVGTLTASAANELGMPQSTKVVQGGADALIGMIGLGVAKPGQIAMVTGSSHLQFGVTEAPLSAPGVWGAYADIVYPDRYIVEGGQTSTGSIINWLGRLTGGLDFDELNAKAAELAPGSDGLIVQDHFQGNRTPYTDPLSRGAIVGLTLAHEKHHIFRAMMEGIGFGTRAILDAFKAAGYAADEMTVGGGASASQLWLQIHADTSGLPVRVPSSPDAPSTGSAVLAAHGAGHFATIDDGIAAMVHPGRTIDPIAANVAQYRDIYDRYRALYPALKGVQR, from the coding sequence ATGCTGGCAAAGCGTTGGAGGCATTCCGCGCACTTTGAACGCCAAGAATGGGAGGGAGCGATGGCATATTTTTTGACAGTCGACGGGGGCACAGAAAGCCTGCGTGCGCGCATTTACGACCTTAAGGGGACGTGTCTGGGAAGCCACGCGGAAACATACAAGACGACGTTTTCAGCGGGGGCGCGGGCCGAACAAAACCCGGCGGATTGGTGGGCCAACTTCTTGATCGCTTCCAAAGTCGCGATCAAAGAGGCTGGCGTCGACCCCGCCCAGATCGAAGCGATTACCTGCGCGACAACATGCTGCTCTGTTGTCGCACTTGATAAAGAAGGCCATGCTTTGCGACCTGCATTGATCTGGATGGACGTGCGCGCCAACAAAGAGGCAGACGCCGTTCTGGCAACGGGCGACGCGGCACTTGATTTGAACAGCGCGGGGGCGGGCCCTGTGTCGGCCGAGTGGATGATCCCCAAAGCACTTTGGCTCAAGCGCAACGAGCCTGAGATCTACGATAAGGCCCACCGAATTTGCGAATATCAGGATTATATGACCTATCACCTGACCGGGGAATGGGCTGCGAGCCTTGATAATGTTGGCCTTCGCTGGCACTACCGCAATCGCGATGGGGGGTGGGCCACATCGTTGGTTAATGCCCTTGGAATGGGTGATCTGCTGGACAAATGGCCGGACCGCGTCGTCGCACCTGGTGATGTTGTGGGCACGTTGACCGCGTCTGCGGCGAATGAACTTGGCATGCCGCAATCGACCAAGGTCGTGCAGGGCGGGGCCGATGCATTGATCGGCATGATTGGCCTTGGGGTCGCAAAGCCCGGACAGATTGCGATGGTCACCGGTTCGTCCCACCTGCAATTTGGCGTCACCGAAGCGCCGCTAAGCGCGCCGGGCGTCTGGGGCGCGTATGCTGATATCGTTTATCCTGATCGCTATATTGTCGAAGGCGGCCAAACCTCGACCGGATCGATCATCAACTGGCTGGGCCGTCTGACCGGCGGGCTGGATTTCGATGAGCTGAACGCGAAAGCAGCCGAACTTGCGCCCGGCAGTGACGGGCTGATTGTTCAAGACCATTTTCAGGGGAACCGGACACCTTATACCGACCCGCTGTCGCGTGGCGCAATCGTCGGTCTCACGCTGGCGCACGAAAAACACCACATCTTCCGAGCCATGATGGAAGGCATCGGATTTGGCACCCGCGCGATTTTGGACGCATTCAAGGCGGCCGGTTACGCAGCGGATGAAATGACGGTGGGCGGTGGCGCATCCGCCTCACAGCTGTGGTTGCAAATCCATGCGGATACGTCGGGCCTTCCGGTGCGTGTGCCATCTTCGCCTGACGCGCCATCAACCGGCTCTGCCGTGCTGGCAGCCCATGGCGCAGGCCATTTTGCCACAATCGACGACGGGATCGCGGCGATGGTTCATCCGGGCCGCACAATCGACCCGATTGCCGCGAATGTTGCGCAATATCGGGATATCTATGACCGCTACCGCGCGCTTTACCCTGCTCTGAAAGGTGTTCAACGGTGA
- a CDS encoding IS110 family transposase: MDVSLREISVCVIDEDGTIITRATIPADPMAVDGWFKNRKLSPKIIVHESGQLSIWLQRGFQELGLPVVCIDARRAHKSLSARINKSDASDAEGLAQLARTGWFTPVYIRSVEADRVRALVGARERLIRLRKDLEGHVRGVLKTFGIRVTGITKGKQRQNFRDQLAVAGETDPILRTLADGFSDIHARLCEAAADLEKALKTKAARHSVAKRFMTIPGVGPLVSLSFIALIEDPSRFAKSSDVGAFLGLTPKRFQSGDVDWSGRISKQGDKAMRALLVDAALLHKSHHEGIHCVNPAW; encoded by the coding sequence TTGGACGTATCTTTGAGAGAGATTTCTGTATGCGTCATTGATGAAGACGGAACAATCATAACCCGCGCCACGATACCGGCGGACCCGATGGCAGTTGACGGCTGGTTCAAGAACCGAAAGCTCAGCCCCAAAATCATCGTGCATGAAAGCGGACAACTGTCGATTTGGTTGCAAAGGGGCTTTCAAGAGCTAGGCCTGCCAGTTGTTTGTATTGATGCCAGGCGCGCCCATAAAAGTCTCTCCGCCCGGATCAACAAGTCAGATGCATCTGATGCAGAAGGCCTCGCTCAGCTGGCGCGGACAGGGTGGTTCACGCCGGTGTATATCAGGTCCGTTGAGGCAGACCGCGTTCGTGCACTTGTCGGTGCCCGCGAGAGGCTGATCCGCTTGCGTAAGGATCTCGAAGGTCATGTGCGTGGTGTGCTGAAAACGTTTGGCATTCGCGTGACGGGCATCACAAAAGGAAAGCAGAGGCAGAATTTTCGCGATCAACTCGCGGTAGCGGGCGAAACAGACCCGATCCTGCGCACGCTGGCAGATGGCTTCAGCGACATCCACGCACGGCTGTGCGAGGCGGCTGCCGATTTGGAAAAAGCGTTGAAGACTAAGGCTGCAAGGCACTCCGTAGCCAAACGTTTCATGACGATCCCGGGCGTTGGTCCGCTCGTGTCACTCAGTTTCATCGCACTCATTGAAGACCCTAGCAGGTTCGCCAAATCATCTGATGTGGGCGCGTTCCTTGGACTGACGCCCAAACGATTCCAATCCGGTGATGTCGACTGGTCAGGTCGCATCTCGAAACAGGGGGATAAGGCAATGAGAGCATTGTTGGTCGATGCGGCTTTGTTGCACAAATCCCATCATGAGGGGATTCACTGTGTGAATCCAGCGTGGTAG
- a CDS encoding IS256 family transposase codes for METTNIIDFARRDGMTDALTELLRTGAQELIATAVEAELASYLAQFADMRTDSGHAAVVRNGHHPERPLQTSIGPVSVRIPKARSKDGTPVTFRSALVPPYVRRTKTLEAALPWLYLKGISSGEMGAALKVLLGPDATGLSANTVSRQLWVRESTQSWREVLLSLKDRGMNAPKLAIGDGAMGFWAALEEVYPTSRQQRCWQHKTMNVLYCLPKLSQPKAKAAIHNIWQAETKEDAEKAFDLFIKSYEAKYPKATLCLQKDRAELMAFFDFPAQHWQSIRTSNPIESAFATIRHRTKRSKGCQSRDGMLHMMFKLGQCAEQNWRKLRGFDYLAKVITGFRFKNGIEATTTDQIAANLQIAQTHGVSAAAAL; via the coding sequence ATGGAAACGACTAACATTATTGATTTTGCGCGTCGAGACGGGATGACGGATGCGCTGACGGAATTGCTCAGAACGGGAGCGCAGGAATTGATCGCGACAGCAGTTGAGGCAGAGCTTGCCAGCTATCTTGCGCAGTTCGCCGACATGCGCACGGATTCAGGTCACGCGGCCGTCGTGCGCAATGGACATCATCCAGAGCGACCACTCCAAACCAGCATTGGCCCTGTGAGTGTTCGCATTCCCAAGGCTCGCTCAAAAGACGGCACGCCTGTGACCTTCCGCTCTGCCTTGGTGCCGCCCTATGTGCGCCGCACCAAGACGCTGGAGGCGGCCTTGCCCTGGCTCTACCTCAAAGGGATTTCCAGCGGCGAAATGGGCGCGGCACTCAAAGTTCTTCTGGGTCCTGATGCGACTGGACTGTCGGCGAATACAGTCTCGCGCCAACTTTGGGTGCGCGAGAGCACCCAGAGTTGGCGCGAGGTGCTTCTCAGCCTCAAAGATCGGGGAATGAATGCCCCAAAGCTGGCGATCGGGGATGGCGCCATGGGGTTCTGGGCGGCACTGGAAGAAGTCTATCCGACGTCCCGTCAGCAGCGGTGCTGGCAGCACAAGACGATGAATGTGCTCTACTGCCTGCCCAAGCTATCCCAGCCAAAGGCCAAAGCTGCGATCCACAACATCTGGCAGGCCGAGACCAAAGAGGATGCGGAGAAGGCCTTCGATTTGTTCATCAAAAGCTATGAGGCCAAGTATCCCAAGGCGACGTTGTGCCTGCAAAAAGATCGGGCCGAACTCATGGCATTCTTCGACTTCCCAGCTCAGCATTGGCAAAGCATCCGCACCAGCAATCCGATTGAATCTGCCTTCGCCACGATCCGACATCGCACCAAGCGATCAAAGGGCTGCCAGTCACGCGATGGCATGCTACACATGATGTTCAAACTGGGCCAATGCGCCGAGCAAAACTGGAGAAAACTACGCGGCTTTGATTACCTCGCTAAAGTCATCACAGGCTTCAGGTTCAAAAACGGAATTGAAGCCACAACCACAGACCAGATCGCCGCCAACCTTCAAATCGCCCAAACACATGGTGTGAGTGCGGCGGCCGCTCTGTAG
- a CDS encoding glycosyltransferase family A protein, whose translation MVDGGSTDGSIDVVRDWATEKPDHASVLHLIRQENQGAAAARNAGWKAARGEVILFLDADDTWEDHHVSEILVLMSEFPEAALYADAWGEISPDRTAKHHRFGIGSDRRGPLVF comes from the coding sequence GTGGTGGATGGAGGTTCTACTGATGGCTCAATTGATGTGGTAAGAGACTGGGCGACAGAGAAGCCCGATCACGCAAGTGTTCTTCATCTCATCAGACAGGAAAATCAGGGCGCCGCGGCTGCCCGCAACGCCGGTTGGAAAGCTGCGCGTGGGGAAGTCATCTTATTTCTGGATGCAGATGACACTTGGGAGGATCATCATGTTTCAGAGATACTGGTTCTCATGTCGGAATTCCCGGAAGCCGCGCTGTATGCAGATGCGTGGGGCGAGATTTCGCCGGATCGAACGGCAAAACACCACCGCTTCGGAATTGGATCTGATCGTCGCGGACCGCTAGTGTTCTGA
- a CDS encoding SDR family NAD(P)-dependent oxidoreductase, with the protein MTDSKTALVTGASRGIGAAIALGLAQRGYDVALNGLPNQDHNLSQVATDIRALGQRAEVYHADVSNHTQVNSMAAAILHDFAKIDAIVNNAGILIAGAVDGLPEDAWDSVMDVNAKGSFMVIQSFLPAMKARNYGRIVNIASIGGKHGAPEQAHYSASKAAVMGFSRVLAQEVGPMGITVNCVCPGIILTEMGRVNLEDPQVRNAWQEKTALARIGDPEDVVGPVAFFASDESAFVTGQTLNVDGGIVFS; encoded by the coding sequence ATGACCGATAGCAAAACCGCGCTTGTGACAGGGGCCAGCCGTGGCATCGGTGCTGCCATCGCCCTGGGATTGGCCCAGCGTGGCTACGATGTGGCGCTCAACGGCTTGCCCAATCAAGACCATAATCTATCACAGGTCGCCACCGATATCCGGGCACTTGGTCAACGGGCTGAGGTGTACCATGCTGACGTCAGCAACCATACGCAGGTCAATTCCATGGCCGCGGCGATCTTGCATGATTTTGCCAAGATCGATGCCATCGTAAATAACGCAGGCATCCTGATCGCGGGTGCCGTCGACGGATTACCCGAGGACGCGTGGGACAGTGTGATGGACGTCAACGCCAAAGGATCTTTCATGGTGATACAGTCGTTCTTGCCGGCAATGAAGGCCCGCAACTACGGTCGGATTGTCAACATCGCCTCCATCGGTGGCAAACACGGCGCGCCCGAGCAGGCCCACTATTCCGCCTCCAAAGCGGCCGTGATGGGGTTCTCGCGGGTCTTGGCTCAAGAAGTCGGGCCAATGGGGATTACCGTCAACTGTGTGTGTCCGGGTATCATTTTGACAGAAATGGGCCGGGTAAACCTAGAAGACCCACAGGTGCGCAACGCGTGGCAAGAGAAAACCGCATTGGCACGCATTGGCGACCCCGAAGATGTTGTCGGCCCCGTAGCGTTTTTTGCATCAGACGAATCCGCCTTCGTGACAGGTCAAACGTTAAACGTAGACGGTGGTATTGTGTTCTCCTAA